The following coding sequences lie in one Bacteroidota bacterium genomic window:
- a CDS encoding 3'-5' exonuclease → MLDINLSKVLFLDVETVPAFPDYDQLDGRMKKLWDRKAMHIRQKDDQSPAELYQRAGIYAEFGKIIVISVGFHNGNEFRIKSFYDENEAELLSSFAQMLNRHFDEPDHLLCAHNGKEFDFPYISRRMLVNGIEIPGILRIAGRKPWEVRHLDTMELWKFGDYKSYTSLELLTAIFNIPTPKDDIDGSMVGKVFWHDRDLERIRHYCQKDVLAVAQLLRRYMNLPLLREEQIVLAD, encoded by the coding sequence ATGCTTGACATCAACCTAAGCAAAGTGCTATTTCTGGATGTGGAAACCGTTCCTGCCTTTCCGGATTACGATCAGCTGGACGGTAGAATGAAGAAGCTGTGGGACCGCAAAGCCATGCACATCCGCCAGAAAGACGACCAGAGTCCTGCCGAGCTTTACCAGCGGGCCGGCATTTATGCCGAGTTCGGAAAAATTATCGTCATTTCAGTTGGGTTTCACAATGGTAATGAGTTCAGGATCAAATCGTTTTATGACGAAAACGAAGCTGAGCTCCTCAGCAGTTTTGCCCAGATGCTCAACAGGCACTTCGACGAACCTGATCACCTGTTGTGCGCACACAACGGCAAGGAGTTCGATTTCCCGTATATTTCACGACGCATGCTGGTGAATGGCATCGAAATCCCCGGCATCTTGCGCATAGCCGGCCGCAAACCCTGGGAGGTGCGCCACCTCGACACCATGGAGCTGTGGAAATTCGGTGATTATAAAAGCTATACCTCGCTCGAGCTGCTCACCGCCATTTTCAATATTCCGACACCCAAGGATGACATAGATGGCAGCATGGTTGGGAAAGTATTCTGGCACGATCGCGACCTCGAACGCATCAGGCACTATTGCCAGAAAGACGTGCTGGCCGTTGCCCAGCTGCTTCGCCGGTATATGAACCTGCCGCTGCTTCGTGAGGAGCAAATTGTACTTGCTGATTGA